A region of the Bryobacteraceae bacterium genome:
GGCGCCGTTCGCGGGTGCCCGTGTCACCGCTGGAGCTCTGATCCGCACGCCAGCTCAGGCGCTCCACCAGGCGGCCGGCTTCCAGAACGGGCCGTCCTCGTCGTAGAGCGCCTGAAGCCGCTCGAGCACGCGCGCCCTGCCGTGGGACCCGGCCCAGTGCATCGGCCCGCCGCGCCAGGCCGGAAACCCGAAGCCGTGGACGAAGACCACGTCGATGTCCGAGGCGCGCTGGGCCATGCCCTCATCCAGAATGCGCGCCCCTTCGTTGACCAGCGCCAGCAGTGTGCGCTCGCGGATCTGCTCCGCCGTCCAGCTCCGCTGCTCGATGCCGCGCGCGGCGGCATATTCGCGCAGCAGGCGAAGCAGCTCCGGGTCCGGCTGCGGCCGGCGGTTTTCGTCGTAGCGATACCAGCCGAGGCCGCTTTTCTGCCCCAGGCGGCCCAGCCGCGGCAGCTCGTCTTCAAACGCGGCCGGCGGGATGTGCGGCACGCCGCGGCGCAGCGCCTCGCGGCGGATCATCAGCCAGACGTCATGGCCGACGAGGTCGCCGACGGCGAGCGGCCCCATCGCCATGCCCCAGGAGGTCAGCGCCGCGTCGACTTCTTCGGGCAGGGCGCCCTGCTCGGCGATGGAGACGGCCTGGGTGCGGTAGGGAAGAAACATCCGGTTGCCGATGAAACCGAAGCAGTTGCCGGCAAGCACCGGGATCTTTTTCAGCCGCCGCGCCAGTTCAAGCGCCCGCGCCACGGCCTCCGGGGCGGTGGCGCGCCCGCGCACCACTTCGACCAGCTTCATCACCGGCGCGGGGCTGAAGAAGTGCAGGCCCAGAACAGATTCCGGCCGTTTTGTTGCGGCTGCGATCGCGTCAATGTCCAGCGTCGAAGTGTTGGTGGCCAGCAGCGCGCCCGGCCGGGCCGCCTCGTCCAGGGCGCGGAAGACTTCCTGCTTGACGGCGGGATCCTCGAAGACGGCCTCGACGACAGCGTCGGCGCCGGCGACGGCTTCGGCCACGCTCCCGGCGGCGCGGATCCGCTCCATCCGGCCCGCCGCTTCGGCAGCGTCCAGACGGCCTTTCTGAACGGCCGATTCGTACTGCTTCCGGATGAGCGCCAGGGCGCGCTCCAGCGACGCGGGCGAGGCGTCGGTCAGCGCCACCGGGATGCCGGCATTGGCGAAGCAGATGGCGATGCCCGAACCCATCGTGCCCGCGCCGATCACCGCGGCCCGCTCGACCGGCGCGGCGCGCTCCGGAAGTCCCGCCACCTTCGCCGTCGCACGCTCGGCGAAGAAGACATGGATGAGCGCGCGGGACTGCGGTCCGTGCAGGCACTGATCGAAGAGCCGGCGCTCGGCCGCGAGCCCTTCCTCAAAGGGGAGCCGCGCCGCCGCGGCCACGGCCTCGATGGCCGCTTCGGGCGCCGTCTGGTGCGGCATCCTCCTGCGCACGCTCTGGCGGAACTCCTCGGCCAGAGACTCGGCCTCCTCCGGCGTGCAAAGCTTTTCCCGGAGATCCCGCGTGCGCCGCAGTGGCGGACCGGTGCGCGCCCATTCCAGGGCAGCCTCCACCGGGTCGCCGTCCACCACCCGGTCGAGGATGCCCGCCGCCAGGGCGGCCTCGGCCGACAGGGGCTCGCCGAAGGCGCACATCTCCATCGCCCGGGCCACCCCGGCCAGGCGCGGCAGCCGCTGCGTGCCTCCGGCGCCGGGGATCAGGCCCAGTTTCACCTCCGGCTGGCCGACCTGCGCCGAACGCGTGGCGACGCGGTAATGGCAGGCCATCGCCGTTTCGAGGCCTCCGCCGAGCGCCGCCCCCTGGATGGCGGCGATGACCGGCTTCGGGCAGTCCTCGATGCGGTTCATGAAGTCCTGCCACGGGACGGGCGGGATCTCGCCGGCGGCAATGCGCGGAAAGAGGCTGATATCGGCGCCGGCGATGAAGTTCTTCCCTGCCCCGGCGAGCACGACGGCCTGGACGGATGGATCGTCGGCGGCGCGCCCGACGGCGGCCGCGAGCGCTTCCAGCACTTCGACGCTGAGAGCGTTGACGGGCGGATTGTCGATGACGAGGATGAGGACGCCGTCCCGTGGCGTTTCAGAGACCGGATGAGACATGCTACGGCTATCCTACACTGGTGATTTGCGGACGCCAATCCTCGACCGGGCCTGTCTGAATGCGCTGATGGAGCGCATCTCGTTTAACAGCCATCTTGGCCTGCGCGTGACGCGCGTCTACCGGGACGGCATCGGCATGGAGTGCCGCATTGAGCCGCACAAGCTGAACGTGCTGGGAACGCTGCATGGCGGCGTGACGGCAACGCTGGTGGACGCGGCCGCGGGCGTGGCGATTCTCGGCCGGCTGGGCGGACGGCTGGCAACCACCGTGGAGCTCAAGGTGAATTACCTGCGCCCGGTGAGCGAGGGCAAGGTGCATGCGCGGGCGCGGATCGTGAAAATGGGCAGGACGCTGTGCTTCGCCACGGTGGAGGTCAAGGACGACCACGGGCGGCTGGTGGCCCACGGCTCGGCCACGTACATGGTGCTCGAAAGCTGAGCCAACTCGGGCGGTTGCCCCACCGCGCGGGGTGGGTGATGTCACCCATGAGGCGGAATCGAATCTGGAAAGTTGTTGATTTATGGTGGCCCTGTTGAAGAGTTCCACACCCGAAAGACTGGCATTCGAATTGCTGGGGATACCTGTGTCAAGGAGGGGCTGATGCCCAAAGGAGCTGTTGCGATCACGGCCGAACGATGCAAGGGCTGCGGCTTTTGCGTGGAATTTTGTCCGACGCATGTGCTGGAGCTGTCCAACGCCTTTAATGCGAAAGGCTACCACCCGCCTCATGTGGTGGCGCCGGACAAATGTTCCGGTTGCAACCTGTGCGGGATGTACTGTCCTGATTTTGCGATCTTCGGGTTCCGGCTGGCGGCCAACGGGCAGGCCAAGGGGGTGTCGAAATAATGCACGCCGATCCGCGTTGCGTGCTGACGGGCACGCACTTTATCAACGGCGACGCCGCCTGCTGCGAGGGCGCGATTGCGGCGGGCGCGCGCTTTGCCGCCGGCTATCCGATCACGCCGAGCACCGAGATTGTGGAGCGTTTCGCCGCGCGTGCGCCGGAGGTGGGCGGCCTGTTCATCCAGATGGAGGACGAGATCGCCTCCTCGATTGCCATTCAGGGGATGGTCTGGGCGGGCCAGAAGGCGTTCACGGTGACCTCCGGGCCAGGCTTTTCGCTGATGATGGAGCATATCGGACTGGCGGCGATGACCGAGACGCCGGTGGTCTTTGTAGACGTGCAGCGCGGCGGGCCATCGACGGGATTGCCGACGCTGCCGTCGCAGGGCGACATGATGCAGGCGCGGTTTGGGTCGCACGGCGATTACGCGGTGATCGCGCTGAGCCCGAACTCGCCGCAGGAGTGCTTCGACCTGGCGGTCAAGGCGTTCAACCTGGCCGAAGAATTCCGCGTGCCGGTGATGTTGATGATGGACGAATGTGTCGGCCACATGACGGAACGGGTCGTCATCCCGCCGGCCGAGCAGATTCCGATTTATCCGCGCCGCCATACGAAGAAGCCGCCGGAGCAGTTCCGCCTGTACGAGCCCGGAGAGGACCTGGTGCCGGAGATGGCGTATGCGGGCGAAGGATACAAGATCTACGTCACCGGGTTGACGCACGACGAGCGGGGCTATCCATCGCTGAACCCGGCCACGCAGAAGAAGCTGATTACCCGCCTGTTTGAGAAGATCCGCCGCGCCGCCGACCGGCTGGTGATGGTGGAGGCCGACCGGCTCGAAGGCGCGGATGTCGTTGTGGTGAGCTACGGGATCACATCGCGCGTGGCGATGCGGGCGGTGCAGGCGGCCCGCGAGAAAGGCATCCAGGTGGGCACGCTGCGGCTGATCTGCGTGTGGCCGTTCCCGGAGAAGCTGATCCGGGAGCTGGCTCCGAAGGTCAAGGCGATGGTGATGCCTGAACTGAACATGGGGCAGGTGGTCATTGAACTGGAGCGCTGCGCTGTCGGGCAATGCAAGGTCATCAGCGTGCCGCACGCCGGCGGCACGGTGCATGATCCGGCCGAAATTCTGGACGCAATCGAGAGAGGGGCCCAATGAGCACAACGGAACTGGAAGTCCACAATCCCGTAGAGGACCTGCTGCGGCAGGACCGCCTTCCGACGATCTGGTGCCCGGGCTGCGGCATTGGCACCACGGTGAACAGCTTTGCCCACGCGCTGCTGAAGCAGGACATCGACCTGAAGAAGACGGTGATCGTCAGCGGCATCGGCTGCTCGGGGCGCGTGAGCGGCTACATGAACCTGGATTCGTTCCA
Encoded here:
- a CDS encoding 4Fe-4S ferredoxin, with the protein product MPKGAVAITAERCKGCGFCVEFCPTHVLELSNAFNAKGYHPPHVVAPDKCSGCNLCGMYCPDFAIFGFRLAANGQAKGVSK
- a CDS encoding 2-oxoglutarate ferredoxin oxidoreductase subunit alpha, with the protein product MHADPRCVLTGTHFINGDAACCEGAIAAGARFAAGYPITPSTEIVERFAARAPEVGGLFIQMEDEIASSIAIQGMVWAGQKAFTVTSGPGFSLMMEHIGLAAMTETPVVFVDVQRGGPSTGLPTLPSQGDMMQARFGSHGDYAVIALSPNSPQECFDLAVKAFNLAEEFRVPVMLMMDECVGHMTERVVIPPAEQIPIYPRRHTKKPPEQFRLYEPGEDLVPEMAYAGEGYKIYVTGLTHDERGYPSLNPATQKKLITRLFEKIRRAADRLVMVEADRLEGADVVVVSYGITSRVAMRAVQAAREKGIQVGTLRLICVWPFPEKLIRELAPKVKAMVMPELNMGQVVIELERCAVGQCKVISVPHAGGTVHDPAEILDAIERGAQ
- a CDS encoding enoyl-CoA hydratase gives rise to the protein MSHPVSETPRDGVLILVIDNPPVNALSVEVLEALAAAVGRAADDPSVQAVVLAGAGKNFIAGADISLFPRIAAGEIPPVPWQDFMNRIEDCPKPVIAAIQGAALGGGLETAMACHYRVATRSAQVGQPEVKLGLIPGAGGTQRLPRLAGVARAMEMCAFGEPLSAEAALAAGILDRVVDGDPVEAALEWARTGPPLRRTRDLREKLCTPEEAESLAEEFRQSVRRRMPHQTAPEAAIEAVAAAARLPFEEGLAAERRLFDQCLHGPQSRALIHVFFAERATAKVAGLPERAAPVERAAVIGAGTMGSGIAICFANAGIPVALTDASPASLERALALIRKQYESAVQKGRLDAAEAAGRMERIRAAGSVAEAVAGADAVVEAVFEDPAVKQEVFRALDEAARPGALLATNTSTLDIDAIAAATKRPESVLGLHFFSPAPVMKLVEVVRGRATAPEAVARALELARRLKKIPVLAGNCFGFIGNRMFLPYRTQAVSIAEQGALPEEVDAALTSWGMAMGPLAVGDLVGHDVWLMIRREALRRGVPHIPPAAFEDELPRLGRLGQKSGLGWYRYDENRRPQPDPELLRLLREYAAARGIEQRSWTAEQIRERTLLALVNEGARILDEGMAQRASDIDVVFVHGFGFPAWRGGPMHWAGSHGRARVLERLQALYDEDGPFWKPAAWWSA